In the genome of Pseudanabaena mucicola str. Chao 1806, the window AATTCGCAAACCAATTTGATCGACTTTGCCTGTAATTTCTCCTTCAAAGACTTCACTCTGGATAATTGCCTTCTGCCCAACTTTAATCTTGCCAATGTCAGTCTCATAGATTTCGGCAACTACATACATCTGTTGAGTATTGCCAATTTCCACAACTCCATTGTTCTGACTGACAGTTTCTCCAATTTTAGAATTGACTTTGAGAATCTGACCATCAATAGGAGCACGAACTTGCGATAAGTCTAAATCAATTTCGGCTTTCTTGACATTCACGATCGCAGTTTGTAACTGAGCCTCAGCAAATTGGACATCAGTTGGGCGGACTTCTCTAACACTGTTTAATAAGCCTTGGGATTGTCTTAATTGAAATTGTGCTTGCTGAATTTGTTGTTCTGCTTGGATAAACTGTCCTTGCAAAGTTTCGACCTTGAGGCGATAGGTATCAAGAACTGTTTGGGAAATCGCTCCTTCTTTATAAACCTGTAGAAAACGATTATAGTCTTTACCTGCAATTTCTAACTCAGCGCGAATTCTGGCGGCATTAGCCTCAATAGATTTGATATTGGCAGCAGCAGACATGACATTACCCTCCTGGGCAATGATTTCACCACTTTTTGCACCAGCCTTAACTTTAGCAAGATTTCTTTCACTCTCCTGAGCTTGACTTTG includes:
- a CDS encoding ABC exporter membrane fusion protein, which encodes MQVEEQSGKQSESSLEIGSEKTTSPQNSQPNNMKNALVTKRSNKFLIPAIALALAALGVSIWLVFGRSNPQQNTSAPTNNVTSNKDQPKAISALGRLEPQGEVIKVASPSTLGTSRIVKLMVKEGDIVKQGQVIAVLDSYDRSVAALLQAQSQAQESERNLAKVKAGAKSGEIIAQEGNVMSAAANIKSIEANAARIRAELEIAGKDYNRFLQVYKEGAISQTVLDTYRLKVETLQGQFIQAEQQIQQAQFQLRQSQGLLNSVREVRPTDVQFAEAQLQTAIVNVKKAEIDLDLSQVRAPIDGQILKVNSKIGETVSQNNGVVEIGNTQQMYVVAEIYETDIGKIKVGQKAIIQSEVFEGEITGKVDQIGLRIAKNDVLGTDPAAKTDARIIEVKIKLDNSQKVSGLTNLQVRVKIEV